A portion of the Streptomyces erythrochromogenes genome contains these proteins:
- a CDS encoding anthrone oxygenase family protein — METARLATMIAATITIGWMSGLFYGFSVSVMPGLRVAGDRTVIETMQRINVAILNGWFLLGYVGALVFSAAAVVLHAVGSGGRDALGPLIGALVAYLAAMVVTARINIPLNNALEQAGPVDRIGDPPAVRRAFEGPWVRANVWRAVLCTIALGLLAWALVLH, encoded by the coding sequence GTGGAAACGGCACGGTTGGCGACGATGATCGCCGCGACGATCACCATCGGCTGGATGAGCGGCCTCTTCTACGGCTTCTCCGTATCCGTGATGCCGGGGCTCCGGGTGGCCGGCGACCGCACCGTCATCGAGACCATGCAGCGGATCAACGTGGCGATCCTCAACGGCTGGTTCCTGCTGGGTTACGTCGGCGCGCTCGTCTTCAGCGCGGCCGCGGTGGTGCTCCACGCCGTCGGCAGCGGCGGTCGGGACGCGCTGGGGCCGCTGATCGGCGCACTCGTCGCGTACCTCGCGGCGATGGTCGTGACGGCCAGGATCAACATCCCGCTGAACAACGCCCTGGAACAGGCCGGCCCGGTCGACCGCATCGGCGACCCCCCGGCGGTCCGCCGCGCCTTCGAAGGGCCGTGGGTACGCGCCAACGTGTGGCGGGCCGTGCTGTGCACGATCGCCCTCGGCCTCCTCGCCTGGGCGCTGGTCCTGCACTGA
- a CDS encoding response regulator, with protein sequence MPTVLVVDDQVLIRAGLVSLLNAAPGLTVVGEACDGDEAVRLAETTAPDVILMDLRMPGTDGITAMEHILGRAAAGDSAPRILVLTTFDLDEYVYNALRAGACGFLLKETPPERLVAAIHTVASGDMLFAPTVTRRLIEAYHPGPASPRTIAPEWDTVTSRERDVLRLVATGATNTDVAQQLFISEATVKTHLNRAMAKLGLSSRAQVVVFAYETALVTPGGPTALP encoded by the coding sequence ATGCCCACGGTACTGGTGGTCGACGATCAGGTACTGATCCGCGCCGGACTCGTCTCCCTGCTCAACGCCGCGCCCGGCCTGACCGTGGTCGGCGAGGCGTGCGACGGGGACGAAGCCGTCCGACTGGCCGAGACCACCGCACCCGACGTCATCCTCATGGACCTGCGGATGCCGGGTACCGACGGCATCACCGCGATGGAACACATCCTCGGCAGGGCCGCGGCGGGTGACAGTGCTCCGAGGATCCTCGTCCTGACCACCTTCGACCTGGACGAATACGTCTACAACGCCCTGCGCGCGGGCGCCTGCGGGTTCCTCCTCAAGGAGACGCCCCCGGAGCGGCTGGTCGCCGCCATCCACACCGTAGCCTCGGGCGACATGCTCTTCGCGCCGACCGTCACCAGGCGCCTGATCGAGGCGTACCACCCGGGACCGGCGTCGCCGAGGACGATCGCCCCGGAATGGGACACCGTCACCAGCCGTGAACGCGACGTGCTGCGGCTCGTGGCCACGGGAGCGACCAACACGGACGTCGCCCAGCAGCTCTTCATCAGCGAAGCCACCGTGAAGACCCACCTCAACCGCGCGATGGCCAAGCTCGGCCTCTCCAGCCGTGCCCAGGTCGTCGTCTTCGCGTACGAGACCGCCCTCGTGACCCCGGGCGGCCCGACCGCGCTGCCCTGA
- a CDS encoding MFS transporter translates to MRAESSPTARRKGAFVAVALALFCIQLDFFALNLAIPGISAELGITVSAAQWTLSAYMLAIGCFFIVGGRVGDVFGRRGTLLAGTALFAAGSVGCALAPGLGPLVAARVAQGVGAAFVFPVSVAVITNTFPEETRAKALGAVFGVANIGTALGPFVGGGLTEGPGWRWIFWLMAPLSALSLLIALVCVPDSRDASAPRQLDLLGCALIVCSLAALTLAVERGDAWGWESARTLAFFAVAVAAGGLFVVRERRARHPLVDLRLFRNIPYVLVTAMGSLTNMGYGVTVFLATLYLQGVRGLSPLVAGTVFLAPALLVALSGPLGVRLGRHMRATAVMALAGAVAGTGMYALAGVGAWWLYVPVFAWCGLGLGLGWTYSSVATQQVVAPARAGEASGVLLTFLVTLGAIALAGAAAAISAMTPQRPPEEAYDAILRLGGVVVVAAAAVVMVVRHRLVALGKVPPLSMRVGDGPRPRHEEDRRP, encoded by the coding sequence ATGCGCGCTGAGTCTTCGCCGACCGCGCGGAGGAAGGGGGCCTTCGTCGCGGTCGCCCTCGCCCTGTTCTGCATCCAGCTCGACTTCTTCGCGCTCAACCTCGCCATTCCCGGCATCTCGGCGGAGCTCGGCATCACGGTCTCGGCCGCGCAGTGGACCCTGTCCGCGTACATGCTCGCCATCGGCTGCTTCTTCATCGTCGGCGGCCGGGTGGGGGACGTCTTCGGCCGGCGCGGCACTCTGCTGGCCGGGACGGCCCTGTTCGCGGCCGGTTCCGTCGGCTGCGCGCTGGCTCCCGGCCTCGGGCCGCTGGTGGCGGCCCGGGTCGCGCAGGGGGTGGGCGCGGCCTTCGTCTTCCCCGTGTCCGTGGCCGTGATCACCAACACCTTTCCGGAGGAGACCCGGGCCAAGGCCCTGGGCGCGGTGTTCGGAGTCGCCAACATAGGGACCGCGCTCGGGCCCTTCGTGGGTGGGGGCCTCACCGAGGGTCCCGGCTGGCGATGGATCTTCTGGCTGATGGCGCCGCTGAGCGCGCTCTCGCTGCTGATCGCCCTCGTCTGCGTACCGGACTCGCGCGACGCGTCGGCGCCGCGCCAGCTCGACCTCCTCGGCTGCGCCCTGATCGTGTGCTCGCTGGCGGCCCTGACGCTGGCCGTGGAGCGCGGTGACGCCTGGGGCTGGGAGAGCGCCCGCACCCTCGCCTTCTTCGCCGTGGCCGTGGCGGCCGGCGGGCTGTTCGTCGTACGGGAGCGGCGCGCCCGGCACCCGCTGGTCGATCTGCGGCTGTTCCGCAACATCCCGTACGTGCTGGTCACGGCGATGGGATCGCTCACGAACATGGGCTACGGCGTCACCGTCTTCCTCGCCACGCTCTACCTCCAGGGCGTACGCGGGCTCTCGCCGCTCGTGGCGGGCACGGTGTTCCTGGCCCCGGCCCTGCTGGTGGCGCTCAGCGGGCCGCTCGGTGTGCGGCTGGGCCGGCACATGCGGGCGACCGCGGTGATGGCACTGGCGGGGGCCGTAGCGGGGACGGGAATGTACGCGCTGGCCGGGGTCGGCGCGTGGTGGCTTTACGTGCCGGTGTTCGCGTGGTGCGGCCTGGGCCTGGGGCTGGGCTGGACCTACTCCAGCGTGGCGACGCAGCAGGTCGTCGCACCGGCCAGGGCGGGCGAGGCGTCGGGCGTCCTGCTGACGTTCCTGGTCACGCTGGGCGCGATTGCCCTGGCGGGGGCGGCTGCGGCGATCTCGGCCATGACCCCGCAGCGGCCGCCCGAGGAGGCCTACGACGCGATCCTGCGCCTGGGCGGGGTGGTCGTCGTCGCGGCGGCGGCGGTCGTCATGGTCGTACGCCACCGGCTCGTGGCACTGGGCAAGGTGCCACCGCTGTCGATGCGGGTCGGTGACGGACCGCGACCGCGCCACGAGGAGGACCGGCGGCCCTGA
- a CDS encoding DJ-1/PfpI family protein, translating into MGAPHGARGTRASVPSTPCGRRGTPVGRRPDPTDRAVEVRYVTTSRPRFVRASYGTRVGVEHGWAPQEADVVVVPGGGYARRENPGVWAEIRRGTLPRALVAAPRCGLTVAALCTGVMLLAAAGLTRGRPCTTHHTARPDLEREGGVLKNARVVDDGDLVTAGGITSGLELALWLVRRELGADAATGIEAMLEYEARGTVWTRTRI; encoded by the coding sequence GTGGGCGCACCACACGGTGCGCGGGGAACTCGGGCGTCGGTCCCTTCGACCCCCTGTGGGAGACGCGGGACACCGGTCGGCCGCCGTCCCGACCCCACGGACCGGGCGGTCGAGGTCCGGTACGTCACCACCTCCCGCCCCCGCTTCGTGCGGGCGTCGTACGGGACGCGGGTCGGCGTCGAACACGGCTGGGCCCCGCAGGAGGCCGACGTCGTCGTCGTACCGGGCGGCGGCTACGCCCGCCGCGAGAACCCCGGGGTGTGGGCGGAGATCCGGCGGGGCACCCTTCCGCGCGCGCTGGTTGCGGCGCCACGCTGCGGCCTCACCGTCGCCGCGCTGTGCACGGGCGTGATGCTGCTGGCGGCCGCCGGGCTGACCCGGGGCCGCCCCTGCACCACCCACCACACGGCGCGCCCGGACCTGGAGCGGGAGGGCGGCGTGCTGAAGAACGCGCGCGTGGTGGACGACGGCGATCTGGTGACGGCCGGAGGCATCACCTCCGGCCTGGAGCTCGCACTGTGGCTCGTGCGCCGCGAACTCGGCGCCGACGCGGCGACCGGCATCGAGGCCATGCTGGAGTACGAGGCCCGCGGCACGGTGTGGACCCGCACCCGGATCTGA
- a CDS encoding YhjD/YihY/BrkB family envelope integrity protein, with product MRSTYRRARAGRRWVRVREAELWQRSLGFAALGFLTLVPLLVVVSAANTAGGEEFAQWLGDGLGVSPAARAQIADLFALPGQAWRTTTAFGLALLAVFGLSFGTMLQAGYEKIWDLPPTRWWAKWRHVVWLAALVGFLYLSAITPPWRESSARGVVTVAIGTLFFWWSQRLLLGGRVAWTALLPGAVATMLGLLGLRVFSRFVFSPLIASSAVTYGPFGTVLVIQSWLVGVGVVVFGGALAGRLVHDELLRRTPPDG from the coding sequence ATACGCAGTACCTACCGCCGGGCCCGGGCCGGGCGCCGCTGGGTGCGCGTCCGTGAGGCCGAGCTGTGGCAGCGTTCGCTGGGGTTCGCCGCGCTCGGATTCCTGACGCTGGTACCGCTGCTGGTCGTCGTGTCCGCGGCGAACACGGCCGGCGGGGAGGAATTCGCCCAATGGCTGGGCGACGGGCTCGGCGTGTCGCCGGCCGCCCGGGCTCAGATCGCCGACCTCTTCGCTCTGCCGGGACAGGCATGGCGTACCACGACGGCCTTCGGCCTCGCTCTGCTCGCCGTGTTCGGGCTGTCCTTCGGCACCATGCTGCAGGCCGGGTACGAGAAGATCTGGGACCTGCCGCCGACCCGCTGGTGGGCCAAGTGGCGGCACGTGGTGTGGCTCGCCGCGCTGGTCGGCTTCCTGTACCTGTCGGCCATCACCCCGCCGTGGCGGGAGTCCTCCGCCCGCGGCGTCGTCACGGTGGCGATCGGCACGCTGTTCTTCTGGTGGTCGCAGCGGCTGCTGCTGGGCGGGCGGGTCGCGTGGACCGCGCTCCTGCCCGGGGCCGTGGCCACCATGCTCGGGCTGCTGGGCCTGCGGGTCTTCTCCCGTTTCGTCTTCTCCCCGCTGATCGCGTCCAGCGCCGTCACGTACGGTCCCTTCGGCACCGTCCTCGTCATCCAGAGCTGGCTCGTCGGCGTGGGAGTCGTCGTCTTCGGCGGGGCGCTCGCGGGCCGGCTGGTCCACGACGAGCTGCTGCGCCGGACCCCGCCGGACGGGTGA
- a CDS encoding acyl-CoA synthetase, with protein MLTALTGVHGDRADAVTVAGRTASYEELLAAARQVAADLAASGVPAFAVTATASLETVAAVVGALLAGVPCVPLPPDAGPAELGHILRDSGARTIEVDFARRSDRTPAPAAVRTPDDPALILYTSGTTGAPKGVVLSSAAITADLDALAEAWQWTADDTLVHGLPLFHVHGLVLGVLGALRTGSRLVHTGRPTPEAYAAAGGSLYFGVPTVWSRIAREPHAAAALSGARLLVSGSAALPAPVFRDIEGASGHRIVERYGMTETLITVSGRAGGDLHPGTVGTPLPGIATRIAAEDGAEIGELQLTGPTLFSGYLGRPEATAAAYTEDGWFRTGDIAAVDEKDGVHRIVGRASTDMIKSGGYRIGAGEIENALLDHPRVREAAVVGVPDADLGQRIVAFVVAEGVTGAELTDFVAAHLSVHKRPREVRFVGAIPRNAMGKPQKRLLLDPPAPGDRA; from the coding sequence ATGCTGACCGCCCTCACCGGTGTCCACGGGGACCGCGCGGACGCCGTCACCGTCGCCGGCCGTACCGCCTCCTACGAGGAACTCCTGGCGGCCGCCCGCCAGGTGGCCGCCGATCTCGCCGCATCGGGGGTCCCCGCGTTCGCGGTGACCGCGACGGCCTCCCTGGAGACGGTGGCCGCCGTGGTCGGCGCGCTGCTCGCCGGCGTGCCGTGCGTTCCGCTGCCGCCCGACGCGGGTCCGGCCGAGCTCGGCCACATCCTGCGCGACTCCGGGGCCCGCACCATCGAGGTCGACTTCGCCCGCCGCTCGGACAGGACCCCCGCCCCCGCCGCCGTGCGCACCCCCGACGATCCCGCGCTGATCCTCTACACCTCCGGTACCACCGGCGCCCCCAAGGGCGTGGTCCTCAGCAGCGCCGCGATCACCGCCGACCTGGACGCCCTCGCCGAGGCCTGGCAGTGGACCGCCGACGACACCCTGGTCCACGGACTCCCGCTGTTCCACGTCCACGGTCTCGTCCTCGGAGTCCTCGGCGCCCTGCGCACCGGCAGCCGCCTCGTGCACACCGGCCGGCCGACGCCCGAGGCGTACGCGGCCGCGGGCGGGAGCCTGTACTTCGGCGTGCCGACCGTGTGGTCCCGTATCGCCCGCGAGCCGCACGCCGCTGCCGCCCTGTCGGGGGCCCGGCTCCTGGTGTCGGGCAGTGCGGCGCTGCCCGCGCCGGTCTTCCGGGACATCGAGGGCGCGAGCGGACACCGCATCGTCGAGCGGTACGGGATGACGGAGACGCTGATCACCGTCAGCGGCCGGGCCGGCGGCGACCTCCACCCGGGTACCGTCGGCACCCCGCTGCCGGGCATCGCCACCCGCATCGCGGCCGAGGACGGTGCGGAGATCGGCGAACTCCAGCTGACCGGACCCACCTTGTTCTCCGGCTACCTCGGCCGGCCCGAGGCGACCGCCGCCGCGTACACCGAGGACGGCTGGTTCCGTACGGGCGACATCGCGGCCGTCGACGAGAAGGACGGCGTCCACCGGATCGTGGGCCGCGCCTCCACCGACATGATCAAGTCGGGCGGCTACCGGATCGGCGCGGGCGAGATCGAGAACGCCCTCCTGGACCACCCCCGGGTGCGGGAGGCGGCCGTGGTCGGTGTCCCCGACGCGGACCTCGGCCAGCGGATCGTCGCGTTCGTCGTCGCCGAGGGCGTCACGGGAGCCGAGCTCACCGACTTCGTCGCCGCCCACCTGTCGGTCCACAAACGCCCCCGCGAGGTCCGCTTCGTCGGGGCGATCCCGCGCAACGCCATGGGCAAGCCCCAGAAGCGCCTGCTCCTGGACCCTCCCGCGCCCGGCGACCGCGCCTGA
- a CDS encoding alpha/beta hydrolase, which produces MDPELEAFVPFLPETDWADPAAARKIYAGLAASRPAPDLAGLEIEDRTVPGEPAVPVRIYRPHRARGGAVVWLRGGGLIMGDLETEHPWAARIADSTDAVVISVDYRAAPEHRFPAALDDAYAVLAWTAEHAAELGIDPERIAVAGHSAGAGLAAAAALRARDEQGPPIRFQLLNEAGLDDRQETWSARHFTDTPWLDRGKIAQAWRHYLGPRPATPYAAPARAADLSGLPPAYIATSEFDPNRDDGIAYALRLLQAGVPVELHQYPGTFHGSQAILSAAVSQRQNADLTAALRRALAE; this is translated from the coding sequence ATGGATCCCGAACTCGAAGCCTTCGTCCCCTTCCTCCCCGAGACCGACTGGGCCGACCCGGCCGCCGCCCGCAAGATCTACGCCGGGCTGGCCGCCTCGCGCCCCGCCCCGGACCTCGCCGGCCTGGAGATCGAGGACCGCACGGTCCCCGGTGAACCCGCCGTGCCCGTACGGATCTACCGCCCGCACCGCGCCCGTGGCGGCGCCGTCGTATGGCTCCGCGGCGGCGGGCTCATCATGGGCGACCTGGAGACCGAGCACCCGTGGGCCGCCCGGATCGCCGACAGCACGGACGCGGTGGTGATCTCGGTCGACTACCGCGCGGCTCCCGAGCACCGCTTCCCGGCCGCCCTGGACGACGCGTACGCCGTATTGGCCTGGACGGCCGAGCACGCCGCCGAGCTCGGCATCGACCCCGAACGGATCGCGGTCGCAGGGCACAGCGCCGGCGCCGGGCTCGCGGCCGCGGCGGCCCTGCGGGCGCGCGACGAGCAGGGGCCGCCGATCCGCTTCCAGCTGCTCAACGAGGCCGGCCTCGACGACCGTCAGGAGACCTGGTCGGCCCGGCACTTCACCGACACCCCCTGGCTGGACCGCGGCAAGATCGCCCAGGCGTGGCGGCACTACCTCGGCCCGCGGCCCGCCACCCCGTACGCCGCCCCGGCCCGGGCCGCCGACCTGTCCGGCCTGCCGCCCGCCTACATCGCCACCTCGGAGTTCGACCCGAACCGCGACGACGGCATCGCCTACGCGCTGCGGCTGCTCCAGGCCGGCGTACCGGTGGAACTGCACCAGTACCCCGGAACCTTCCACGGCTCGCAGGCGATCCTCTCCGCGGCCGTGTCCCAGCGCCAGAATGCCGACCTCACCGCGGCCCTGCGCCGCGCGCTCGCCGAGTGA
- a CDS encoding CsbD family protein — translation MSKAKGKTKQIKGKLKETAGDAMDDKRMQAEGSAERMTGKAEEMASEAADRTKKGMRKS, via the coding sequence ATGAGCAAGGCAAAGGGCAAGACCAAGCAGATCAAGGGCAAGCTCAAGGAGACCGCGGGCGACGCGATGGACGACAAGCGCATGCAGGCGGAAGGCAGCGCCGAGCGGATGACCGGCAAGGCGGAGGAGATGGCCTCGGAGGCCGCGGACAGGACCAAGAAGGGCATGCGCAAGTCCTGA
- a CDS encoding DUF6131 family protein — MIAVGLILLLIGFLTGVSFLWTLGVILLVVGAALWILGSVGHAVGGRRHYW, encoded by the coding sequence ATGATTGCCGTCGGGTTGATCCTCCTGCTCATCGGATTCCTGACCGGGGTCTCCTTCCTGTGGACCCTCGGGGTCATCCTGCTCGTGGTGGGCGCGGCGCTGTGGATCCTGGGCTCGGTCGGGCACGCGGTCGGCGGCCGACGCCATTATTGGTAG
- a CDS encoding anthrone oxygenase family protein produces the protein MSAGPSPFVPPAQSSQPAPPARGNRLAGAVLTVATVLVGLMAGLFFAFDVSVMPGLAAGDEQTYVTAMRAFNKAIDGNPLFGMVFLLALVAAVLSAVLEFRGGRRAAALWVGAAAAAYLVVLLVTFTVNIPLNNELADAGDVAGMKDFEIVERFRTTWVTTNIIRTLLCTTALAALARALLLHGRTTR, from the coding sequence ATGTCTGCCGGTCCGTCGCCGTTCGTACCGCCCGCACAGTCCAGCCAGCCTGCTCCGCCCGCGAGGGGCAACCGACTGGCCGGCGCCGTGCTGACCGTCGCCACGGTCCTGGTGGGCCTGATGGCCGGGCTGTTCTTCGCGTTCGACGTCTCCGTGATGCCCGGGCTCGCGGCGGGGGACGAGCAGACGTACGTCACGGCGATGCGTGCCTTCAACAAGGCCATCGACGGCAACCCGCTCTTCGGGATGGTGTTCCTGCTGGCGCTGGTGGCCGCCGTGCTGTCGGCGGTCCTGGAGTTCCGCGGCGGGCGGCGGGCGGCCGCCCTGTGGGTGGGCGCGGCCGCCGCGGCCTACCTCGTCGTCCTGCTGGTCACCTTCACCGTGAACATCCCCCTCAACAACGAGCTCGCGGACGCCGGCGACGTCGCCGGGATGAAGGACTTCGAGATCGTCGAGCGGTTCAGGACGACCTGGGTGACCACCAACATCATCCGCACGCTGCTGTGCACCACCGCCCTGGCCGCCCTCGCCCGCGCCCTGCTCCTCCACGGCCGCACCACCCGCTGA
- a CDS encoding SAM-dependent methyltransferase: protein MDLETLRALLADEGQQVLAALQADDPVGEAATVAGLLREHPAALVSAAREQVRLRRRAAAKYGEYAARLYFTPDSVELSSHLAVSEYKLDRVLHEVGVVLIDAMCLGSGADALVLGWSHHTDAVDADPLTVEIARANLPGMHDANLYPTCEDVTEFDSRGEAVFIDLMRRDGPDGVPDAETYDPPLSWALDRVRTTGYGWVRLAPDLPGQVPPTGLAGADEVEWISHEGRIQEAVVWFGLDVQRTPSPVPVRRATVLPSGASLMERRNLSAPDVRPIGRYLYVPDPAVVHARLVGELAREVAGGLVEGGGSLLTSDELHRTPFAAVYEVGAALPLDGTRIP, encoded by the coding sequence ATGGATCTTGAGACGCTCCGGGCCCTGCTGGCCGATGAAGGCCAGCAGGTGCTGGCCGCCCTGCAGGCCGACGACCCGGTCGGGGAGGCCGCGACGGTGGCCGGCCTGCTGCGCGAACATCCTGCCGCACTGGTGTCCGCCGCCCGGGAGCAGGTCCGGTTGCGTCGGCGGGCCGCGGCGAAGTACGGGGAGTACGCGGCCCGCCTGTACTTCACCCCCGACAGCGTCGAGCTGTCGTCCCACCTCGCCGTGTCCGAGTACAAGCTGGACCGCGTCCTGCACGAGGTCGGCGTCGTGCTGATCGACGCGATGTGCCTCGGCAGCGGCGCCGACGCCCTCGTACTGGGCTGGTCGCACCACACCGACGCCGTCGACGCGGACCCGCTGACCGTCGAGATCGCCAGGGCGAACCTGCCGGGAATGCACGACGCGAACCTCTACCCGACCTGCGAGGACGTCACGGAGTTCGACAGCCGGGGCGAAGCCGTGTTCATCGACCTGATGCGGCGGGACGGGCCGGACGGGGTACCGGATGCCGAAACCTACGATCCGCCGCTGTCCTGGGCGTTGGACCGGGTGCGGACGACCGGTTACGGCTGGGTCAGGCTCGCGCCGGATCTTCCGGGCCAGGTCCCGCCGACCGGCCTCGCAGGGGCCGACGAGGTGGAGTGGATCTCCCATGAGGGACGGATCCAGGAAGCGGTGGTGTGGTTCGGCCTTGACGTGCAGCGGACGCCCTCGCCCGTCCCGGTGCGCAGGGCCACCGTGCTGCCCTCCGGTGCGTCGCTCATGGAGCGCCGCAACCTGTCGGCGCCGGACGTGCGGCCGATCGGCCGCTACCTGTACGTGCCCGACCCCGCCGTCGTCCACGCCCGCCTGGTCGGCGAGCTCGCCCGCGAAGTCGCCGGCGGTCTCGTCGAAGGGGGCGGGTCCCTCCTCACCTCCGACGAGTTGCACCGCACGCCCTTCGCCGCCGTGTACGAGGTCGGCGCCGCGCTGCCCCTCGACGGCACGCGCATCCCCTGA
- a CDS encoding sensor histidine kinase, with product MGWQPLDELGAVLTVLVGLVLLARRIAPVAAFAASSALWVVFITCGYWPVVNSMPPLLGLYTVAATRTLRTSVACAAVVTGTWVYAGLANAENSSMPTVLAQAVLFPAVVFVVGRGSGRLAERNRQFAELTFQLRRQQEENARRALTEERVRIARELHDVVAHHMSVISLQAGMASYVFPTDPASSRQALDTIAGTSREALEEMRRMLFLLRVGQEDQSEGRADPDDPGALEPGGGAYAPAPGLDLLDRLLDRVRGAGVQVTMEVVGSPVRLPQGMALCVYRVIQEALTNVLKHAGPTSAAVIIRYESRTVVVTVTDEGSADEGSADEGSGDEGSGAFRPKTVITAGHGLIGMRERAKIYGGSVTAGRRAPGGFEVRLVLPAPTAGDRPDGRPAPGSGDARSR from the coding sequence GTGGGATGGCAGCCGTTGGACGAGCTGGGCGCGGTCCTGACCGTTCTGGTGGGTCTGGTGCTGCTCGCCCGTCGGATCGCGCCCGTCGCGGCATTCGCCGCCAGCAGCGCGCTGTGGGTCGTGTTCATCACCTGCGGGTACTGGCCCGTGGTCAATTCGATGCCACCGCTCCTGGGCCTGTACACGGTGGCGGCGACCCGCACCCTGCGTACGTCCGTCGCGTGCGCGGCGGTCGTGACCGGTACCTGGGTGTACGCCGGGCTGGCCAACGCGGAGAACAGCTCCATGCCCACCGTCCTCGCCCAGGCCGTCCTGTTCCCGGCGGTGGTGTTCGTCGTCGGTCGCGGCTCGGGCCGACTCGCCGAACGCAACCGGCAGTTCGCCGAGCTCACCTTCCAACTGCGCCGGCAGCAGGAGGAGAACGCCCGCCGGGCCCTCACCGAGGAACGGGTACGCATAGCGCGCGAACTCCACGACGTGGTCGCGCACCACATGTCCGTGATCTCGTTGCAGGCCGGGATGGCCTCGTACGTGTTCCCCACCGACCCGGCGTCCAGCCGGCAGGCCCTCGACACCATCGCCGGCACCAGCAGGGAAGCGCTGGAGGAGATGCGCCGCATGCTCTTCCTGCTGCGTGTCGGCCAGGAGGACCAGTCGGAAGGGCGGGCGGATCCGGACGACCCCGGAGCGTTGGAGCCCGGGGGCGGCGCCTATGCCCCCGCCCCCGGGCTGGACCTGCTCGACAGACTCCTCGACCGGGTGCGGGGCGCGGGGGTCCAGGTCACCATGGAGGTCGTCGGTTCCCCCGTGCGCCTCCCGCAGGGCATGGCACTCTGCGTCTACCGGGTGATCCAGGAGGCACTGACCAACGTGCTCAAGCACGCGGGGCCCACCAGCGCCGCCGTCATCATCCGCTACGAGAGCCGCACCGTCGTCGTGACCGTCACCGACGAGGGAAGCGCCGACGAGGGTAGCGCCGACGAAGGAAGCGGCGACGAAGGAAGCGGCGCGTTCCGGCCAAAAACCGTGATCACAGCTGGTCACGGCTTGATCGGGATGCGGGAACGCGCGAAGATCTACGGCGGGTCGGTCACCGCCGGCCGCCGCGCCCCCGGTGGATTCGAGGTGCGACTCGTCCTTCCGGCACCCACCGCCGGTGACCGGCCGGACGGTCGCCCGGCCCCGGGTTCCGGGGACGCCCGTTCCCGATGA
- a CDS encoding serine hydrolase domain-containing protein translates to MEGVRQAGVPGLYAEVRASGGGVFGGDTGRTWRGASGVADLDTGRPVRPDMRHRVGSVTKTFTAVAVMQQAEQGRIRLDAPIGDYLPALVPGERGRKITVRMLLNNTSGIPDYIPYAFPSLQTFPSPSSAKSLDDNRFRQFRPAELIALGLAAPPAGEPGAATGVYSNTNYLLLGQLLEHATGTTAEEYITHHVIERAGLRNTEFPSGTRIDGPHSRMYEALYGVLDPPRDYSVYDMSWTGTGAALVSTMEDLNRFYAKLLDGRLVNQRSLAEMQRTIPVRALDGSTIQYGLGLHKVTVPGCGTFWGHDGTVWGARTMSLTRADGKRQMSVGVNLERWNRPDSSGRPQHHPIDDALSTLYRTAMCAATPE, encoded by the coding sequence ATGGAAGGGGTCCGGCAGGCAGGGGTGCCGGGACTGTACGCAGAAGTACGCGCCTCCGGCGGCGGCGTCTTCGGCGGGGACACGGGCCGGACCTGGCGCGGCGCCTCCGGGGTCGCCGATCTCGACACCGGCCGCCCCGTACGGCCCGACATGCGCCACCGCGTCGGCAGCGTCACCAAGACCTTCACCGCCGTCGCCGTCATGCAGCAGGCCGAACAGGGCCGGATCCGGCTCGACGCCCCGATCGGCGACTACCTGCCGGCCCTCGTGCCGGGAGAGCGCGGCAGGAAGATCACAGTCCGGATGCTGCTCAACAACACCAGCGGCATTCCGGATTACATCCCCTACGCGTTCCCGTCCCTCCAGACGTTCCCCTCGCCTTCTTCGGCCAAGAGCCTCGACGACAACCGGTTCAGGCAGTTCCGCCCGGCCGAGCTCATCGCGCTCGGACTCGCGGCCCCTCCCGCCGGCGAACCGGGAGCCGCCACCGGGGTCTACTCCAACACCAACTACCTCCTCCTCGGCCAACTCCTCGAACACGCGACCGGAACCACGGCCGAGGAGTACATCACCCACCACGTCATCGAACGCGCCGGGCTACGGAACACCGAGTTCCCGTCCGGGACGCGCATCGACGGACCGCACTCACGGATGTACGAAGCCCTCTACGGCGTGCTCGACCCGCCGCGCGACTACAGCGTCTACGACATGTCCTGGACGGGCACGGGAGCCGCCCTCGTATCGACCATGGAGGACCTCAACCGCTTCTACGCCAAGCTGCTCGACGGCAGGCTCGTCAACCAGCGGTCGCTGGCGGAGATGCAGCGCACGATCCCGGTCCGCGCCCTGGACGGATCGACCATCCAGTACGGCCTCGGCCTGCACAAGGTCACCGTCCCGGGCTGCGGCACCTTCTGGGGCCACGACGGCACGGTGTGGGGAGCGCGGACGATGTCCCTGACCCGGGCCGACGGCAAGCGCCAGATGTCCGTGGGCGTCAATCTGGAGAGGTGGAACAGGCCGGACTCTTCCGGCCGGCCGCAACACCACCCCATCGACGACGCACTCTCGACGCTGTACCGGACGGCGATGTGCGCCGCCACCCCGGAATGA